In Pedobacter sp. W3I1, one DNA window encodes the following:
- a CDS encoding RagB/SusD family nutrient uptake outer membrane protein, whose amino-acid sequence MKTNLKYILLLALAGFTFSCTKLDENAYDQIPADKFYTNKNEVLSAVLRPYTHANAWVTPSGQNGWWRMAELSADQLAWPTKGPHGEDGGQWKRLHYHTWTVDEDGYNNAWNLMYWGMGLCNSPIQNLESRSISEMGITQAEKDSFIAELKLLRAFHYLKLMDLWGNIPISTTVPVGSVPTSDYPATSSRQQVFAFVEKEIKENIDKAPKLSRQMLGRMSQAGGYAMLVDLYLNAEAWTGTARWDDCIAAADKLINGEAGGQNGAMALDPNILDQFKNTNDLSKEVIFSVAYDYKRANFEPAFAADFFHFAQKDIYGGGRNGNDGVVVIPGVYNTFKNEDLRKKEWLLIGPQFKFSNPKQPVEGTVEYAGKPLVFVDNIQKNSKNSTVSTMSEGEENSGVRFNKYRLGNSIAGFVVNGADTVAVQPDPNYNNTDWNIYRLTWIYFAKAEAIMRKNGGVATADAVALINTCKKRAYTEATWPSHEYTTASLSLDELLAERGREFIFEGFRRDDLIRFGKFTTAEWWDHRPSSAFRNLYPIPQRQRDLNTKLTQNPGY is encoded by the coding sequence ATGAAAACTAATTTAAAATATATTTTATTGCTTGCGCTTGCGGGATTTACATTTTCCTGTACAAAGCTTGATGAAAACGCTTACGATCAAATCCCAGCTGATAAATTTTATACCAATAAAAATGAAGTATTATCTGCTGTTTTACGTCCTTATACCCATGCCAACGCCTGGGTTACACCGTCAGGACAGAATGGATGGTGGCGCATGGCCGAACTTTCTGCCGATCAACTTGCATGGCCCACTAAAGGCCCGCATGGAGAAGATGGCGGTCAGTGGAAAAGGTTACATTATCATACCTGGACGGTAGACGAAGATGGATATAACAATGCATGGAATTTAATGTACTGGGGTATGGGCTTATGTAACAGTCCGATTCAAAATTTGGAAAGCAGAAGTATTAGCGAAATGGGGATTACCCAAGCGGAAAAAGATTCTTTTATTGCAGAATTGAAACTTCTGAGGGCATTTCACTATTTGAAACTGATGGATTTATGGGGGAATATTCCAATTAGTACCACGGTACCTGTTGGTAGTGTACCCACGAGCGATTACCCGGCAACATCAAGCAGACAACAGGTTTTTGCTTTTGTTGAAAAAGAAATAAAAGAAAATATCGATAAGGCGCCTAAACTCTCGAGGCAGATGTTAGGCCGGATGTCTCAGGCAGGGGGCTATGCGATGCTCGTGGATCTCTATTTAAATGCTGAAGCCTGGACCGGAACTGCCCGTTGGGATGATTGTATTGCTGCGGCAGATAAGCTAATCAACGGTGAGGCTGGTGGTCAAAACGGAGCTATGGCCTTGGATCCAAATATTTTAGATCAATTTAAGAATACCAACGATTTATCGAAGGAAGTTATCTTTTCGGTGGCTTACGATTATAAAAGAGCCAATTTTGAACCAGCTTTTGCTGCAGATTTTTTTCACTTCGCCCAAAAAGATATCTATGGTGGTGGCCGAAATGGTAACGATGGGGTGGTTGTGATTCCTGGTGTTTATAACACTTTTAAGAATGAAGATTTAAGAAAAAAAGAATGGTTACTTATTGGTCCTCAGTTTAAATTTTCTAATCCAAAGCAACCTGTAGAGGGAACGGTAGAATATGCTGGTAAACCCCTTGTTTTTGTTGATAATATTCAAAAGAACTCAAAAAATTCAACTGTTTCTACAATGAGCGAAGGTGAAGAAAATAGTGGTGTTCGTTTTAATAAATATAGGTTGGGTAATTCAATTGCTGGTTTTGTAGTTAACGGTGCAGATACTGTTGCCGTTCAGCCCGATCCGAATTATAACAATACCGATTGGAACATTTACCGCCTTACCTGGATTTATTTTGCCAAAGCAGAAGCAATCATGCGTAAAAATGGTGGTGTTGCAACTGCCGATGCTGTAGCATTAATCAATACCTGTAAAAAGAGGGCATATACTGAAGCTACCTGGCCATCTCATGAGTATACAACTGCTTCATTATCTTTAGATGAACTGTTGGCCGAAAGGGGAAGAGAATTTATTTTCGAAGGATTTAGAAGAGACGATCTGATCCGTTTCGGCAAATTTACTACAGCTGAGTGGTGGGACCATAGACCATCCTCAGCTTTTAGGAATTTATATCCGATTCCACAAAGACAGAGAGACTTAAATACGAAACTCACCCAAAACCCCGGATATTAA
- a CDS encoding SusC/RagA family TonB-linked outer membrane protein, with amino-acid sequence MKNILLRTTGFLCLVLLSSPQLFAKITSEKKNLNRYYFQQDTTKKQDTTKKVPVAKPADSVKVPPNPLGGSRPVTAPAPAATTTAPATPASTAPAASAAQKTITGTVVDEQKIGLPGVGIKIQGKTGGTVTQENGKFSINVTAPTDVLLFSYIGYQTKSVPAGNGATPLTINLVPSQSQKLDEVVVVGYGTLKTKEVTSSVAHVDTSQFRQSGARNPLDLIQGKVAGLNLTRTSGSNPNSGVNVQLRGAVTVTGSSSPLFVIDGIPGGNPDLLQQDDILSVDVLKDGSGAAIYGTSANAGVILITTKKGKPGAPQFNYSSYLRKEFIQNRLDFLTADEFRQKISSGVLDAQDYGASEDLYGSLINKDNLSQNHNLSLSGGTNNTNYRASLNYRDLQGIGLENGRKEYTVRLNVNQKGFNDKLNVQMNLASNFNNANTLGGSGWEEELVKNPTKRIYNPNGTFYFDNQSTNQYARLQQERNKRKQQTSSADIKADIDLAKGLKGSVFGSVQRDSYTDGAWASIFSERSVEDADYPGGGYASKGNFLSQSFALEPTLQYNTILKEKHSISAVAGYSYRYYIEEGQSASNRGFINDQFHEDNLTTGIALTDGRATATSFKNDNTLIAFFGRVNYAFNNKYLLQLILRREGSSKFGENNKWGNFPAVSVGWNISDENFMKNVKWVNYLKLRAGYGVTGNSGFANNASRVVLGGGGRYLYPDGSYRETYGPTTNVNPDLKWETKRELNIGADFTLFNSKLTGALDLFNRTTKDLLDQYTTPQPPYVLSNIYANVGTISSKGIELALSYQAIKNKDFTFSMDFTGSTLSNKLVTYSNDIFDVRYKTFGGIGGSGALGDAITTYEGAPLGEFWGKRFAGFDAAGKWLFYNRNGQAVHNDQINYSKDPNLTDLALIGNAIPKYYASFTANLAYKNWDFRMFVRGKFDYQILNTTALSYGNPSIKGSNYLASAFDKYSQINDTYMYSDYYLENGTNLKIDEITIGYNFKLKTKLIRNLRLYATGQNLITITGYTGNDPDFVLDTGLGPGVDNRNAYPSTRSFLFGLNLGF; translated from the coding sequence ATGAAAAACATTTTACTCAGGACGACAGGATTCCTATGCCTTGTCCTACTTTCAAGCCCCCAGTTGTTTGCGAAAATTACGAGCGAAAAAAAGAATTTAAACCGCTACTATTTTCAGCAGGATACAACTAAAAAACAAGACACAACAAAAAAAGTTCCGGTGGCTAAACCTGCTGATTCGGTAAAAGTACCACCAAACCCGCTTGGTGGTTCGCGCCCGGTGACTGCCCCTGCACCTGCCGCAACTACAACAGCACCTGCTACGCCTGCGAGCACTGCTCCTGCAGCATCGGCAGCCCAAAAAACAATTACCGGTACCGTTGTGGATGAGCAAAAAATCGGTTTGCCCGGCGTTGGGATTAAGATCCAGGGCAAAACAGGTGGTACCGTAACACAAGAAAATGGTAAATTCAGTATCAATGTTACTGCCCCAACCGATGTGCTGTTATTTAGCTACATCGGTTACCAGACTAAATCTGTTCCGGCTGGTAATGGAGCAACGCCGTTAACCATCAATTTAGTACCGTCGCAATCTCAAAAATTAGATGAAGTAGTGGTGGTTGGTTATGGCACATTAAAAACAAAAGAAGTTACTTCATCCGTTGCCCACGTAGATACTTCCCAATTTAGGCAAAGTGGCGCCCGGAATCCACTCGATCTGATCCAGGGTAAAGTTGCTGGTTTAAACCTCACTCGAACGAGTGGTTCAAATCCGAATTCCGGGGTTAATGTACAACTACGTGGGGCAGTAACCGTAACAGGAAGCTCTAGCCCTTTATTTGTTATCGATGGAATACCTGGCGGTAACCCCGATCTCTTGCAGCAAGATGATATACTCTCGGTTGATGTACTTAAGGATGGTTCTGGTGCTGCAATTTATGGTACCAGTGCAAATGCGGGTGTAATCCTGATCACCACTAAAAAAGGGAAACCAGGTGCGCCACAGTTTAATTACTCATCTTATCTCCGTAAAGAATTCATCCAAAATAGATTAGACTTTTTAACTGCAGATGAATTCAGGCAAAAAATTAGCTCAGGAGTATTAGATGCTCAGGATTATGGAGCAAGCGAAGATTTGTATGGAAGTTTAATCAATAAAGATAACTTGTCACAAAATCATAACCTATCATTATCTGGAGGTACGAACAATACAAATTATCGTGCAAGTTTAAACTACCGGGATTTACAAGGGATTGGACTGGAAAATGGACGAAAAGAATACACCGTTAGGTTAAATGTAAACCAGAAAGGTTTTAATGATAAGCTGAATGTTCAAATGAACCTGGCTTCAAACTTTAACAATGCAAATACATTAGGTGGAAGTGGTTGGGAAGAAGAACTGGTTAAAAATCCAACCAAACGGATTTATAACCCAAACGGAACTTTTTATTTTGATAATCAAAGTACCAATCAATATGCCAGATTACAGCAAGAACGGAACAAAAGAAAACAGCAAACAAGTTCGGCAGATATTAAAGCAGATATAGACCTTGCGAAAGGATTAAAGGGATCAGTATTTGGTTCGGTACAGCGTGATAGCTATACCGACGGCGCATGGGCATCAATTTTTTCTGAACGTTCTGTAGAAGATGCTGATTATCCTGGCGGGGGCTATGCCAGTAAAGGTAATTTTCTTTCTCAAAGTTTTGCACTTGAACCGACACTACAATATAATACCATTTTAAAAGAAAAACATTCTATTTCTGCTGTAGCTGGTTATAGTTACCGCTATTATATAGAAGAAGGCCAGTCGGCAAGTAACCGTGGTTTTATCAATGATCAGTTTCATGAAGATAATTTAACGACAGGTATTGCATTAACTGACGGGAGAGCAACGGCTACAAGTTTTAAAAATGACAATACTTTAATTGCATTTTTTGGAAGAGTTAACTATGCCTTCAACAATAAATACCTTTTACAATTGATATTGAGACGTGAAGGCTCTTCAAAATTTGGAGAAAACAACAAATGGGGAAATTTCCCGGCAGTTTCGGTTGGTTGGAATATATCTGACGAAAACTTCATGAAAAATGTAAAATGGGTAAATTACTTAAAACTTAGGGCTGGTTATGGTGTAACCGGTAATTCTGGTTTTGCCAACAATGCTTCGAGGGTAGTTTTAGGTGGTGGAGGAAGATACCTTTATCCTGATGGTTCGTACAGGGAAACTTATGGTCCAACAACCAATGTTAACCCTGATTTAAAGTGGGAAACCAAAAGAGAGTTAAATATTGGTGCCGATTTTACTTTGTTTAACAGCAAATTAACAGGTGCGTTGGATTTATTTAACAGAACAACAAAAGATCTGTTGGATCAGTACACCACTCCACAACCTCCGTATGTATTGTCTAACATTTATGCTAATGTAGGTACCATATCTTCTAAAGGTATTGAATTGGCCCTAAGTTATCAGGCAATAAAAAATAAGGATTTTACTTTTAGCATGGACTTTACCGGAAGTACCTTAAGTAACAAACTGGTAACTTATTCTAACGATATTTTCGACGTCCGGTACAAAACTTTCGGAGGTATTGGTGGATCAGGTGCATTAGGTGATGCTATTACCACTTACGAAGGTGCACCATTGGGTGAGTTTTGGGGTAAACGTTTTGCCGGCTTCGATGCTGCTGGAAAATGGCTGTTCTATAACCGCAATGGGCAAGCAGTACATAACGATCAGATTAATTACTCAAAAGATCCGAACCTTACCGATTTAGCGCTGATTGGTAATGCAATCCCGAAATATTATGCCTCGTTTACTGCTAATCTAGCTTATAAGAACTGGGATTTCAGAATGTTTGTAAGAGGGAAATTTGATTATCAGATATTAAATACTACGGCACTTTCTTACGGAAACCCATCTATAAAAGGTAGTAATTATCTAGCCTCAGCTTTTGATAAGTACAGCCAAATTAACGATACCTACATGTACTCTGATTATTATCTGGAAAACGGTACCAACTTAAAAATCGATGAAATAACTATTGGGTACAACTTTAAATTAAAAACGAAGCTTATCCGCAACCTGCGCCTCTATGCCACCGGACAAAACTTAATTACCATAACCGGCTATACAGGTAACGATCCTGATTTTGTTTTGGATACCGGCTTAGGCCCAGGTGTTGATAATCGAAATGCTTATCCAAGTACCAGGTCATTCTTGTTTGGTTTAAACCTTGGCTTCTAA